In the genome of Amaranthus tricolor cultivar Red isolate AtriRed21 chromosome 15, ASM2621246v1, whole genome shotgun sequence, one region contains:
- the LOC130800790 gene encoding uncharacterized protein LOC130800790, whose translation MSALLPETCRKIITPEYLRSAAKQSIKCHVISVRLRCAIEKFLQEQETVHMKNRVRRLTASFAEIKDVNRLLPSTLSKELVEDPIKWLEKSQRWKIKSEYGDIGLTYADDQTVAYVASRMPSVYSACFRILREIRRRVPDFSPNKVLDFGSGTGSAFWAIREVWPGKVEQLNLIEPSQSMQRAGVSLVRDFKNVPVIHSYRTILALTKKIKKAEREHDLVIASFVLGEIPSLKDRIAVTRHLWGLTRDILVLVEPGTPEGSNIITQMRSHILWMEQRKCRKLKKKSDDALENSGASSAGAFVIAPCPHDGPCPLANTGKYCHFVQRVERTESQRAFKRSGSAPLRGFEDEKFSYVVLRRGKRPQEPWPLDGIKFETLKERNAKRNPEDLEIDFEGEYELGADDIVPDEVSLQDSDATELEVLTEHEDEEEGEEVGHADLGTGWGRIIFMPQKRGKRIAMDVCRATKRDGSEGAFEHLVITKGKNPTLHHQARKSIWGDLWPF comes from the exons ATGTCGGCATTGTTACCGGAAACCTGCCGAAAAATAATCACACCGGAATACCTCCGTTCAGCGGCGAAACAATCGATAAAATGTCACGTAATATCCGTTCGTCTTCGTTGCGCCATTGAAAAATTCCTCCAAG AGCAAGAAACGGTGCATATGAAGAATAGAGTGCGGAGATTAACAGCATCATTTGCGGAGATTAAGGATGTAAATCGATTACTTCCTTCAACATTATCGAAAGAACTTGTTGAAGATCCAATAAAGTGGTTGGAAAAATCGCAGAGGTGGAAAATAAAGAGTGAATATGGTGATATTGGATTAACTTATGCTGATGATCAAACTGTTGCTTATGTTGCTTCTCGAATGCCTTCTGTTTATTCTGCTTGTTTTAGAATCCTTCGTGAG ATACGACGTAGGGTGCCAGATTTTTCTCCAAATAAAGTATTAGACTTTGGGTCTGGTACTGGTTCGGCTTTCTG GGCAATAAGAGAGGTTTGGCCGGGGAAAGTAGAGCAGTTGAATTTGATTGAGCCTTCACAGTCAATGCAACGTGCTGGTGTTAGTCTTGTACGAG ATTTCAAGAACGTGCCAGTTATTCACAGCTACAGAACTATTCTAGCCTTAACTAAGAAGATCAAAAAGGCTGAAAGGGAACACGACCTTGTCATTGCT TCCTTTGTTCTTGGAGAGATTCCATCCCTGAAAGATAGGATTGCTGTAACGCGTCATCTATGGGGTCTTACTCGAGATATTCTG GTACTTGTTGAACCAGGCACGCCTGAGGGGTCAAATATCATAACTCAGATGCGATCACATATTTTATGGATGGAACAGAGG AAATGCCGGAAACTTAAGAAAAAGTCCGATGATGCTTTAGAAAATTCAGGAGCTTCCAGTGCTGGTGCATTTGTAATTGCTCCG TGTCCCCATGATGGACCTTGTCCACTAGCTAATACTGGAAAATATTGTCATTTTGTTCAGCGGGTGGAGAGAACCGAGTCACAACGTGCATTTAAG AGATCAGGCAGTGCACCTTTGCGTGGTTTTGAGGATGAAAAATTTTCCTATGTTGTGTTGAGACGGGGAAAAAGACCACA GGAGCCTTGGCCTCTGGATGGCATAAAGTTTGAGACCTTAAAAGAAAGAAATGCCAAAAGGAACCCTGAGGATTTGGAAATAGACTTTG AAGGTGAATATGAGCTGGGTGCTGATGACATTGTACCCGATGAAGTTTCTTTACAAGATTCTGATGCAACAGAATTGGAGGTATTGACTGAGCATGAAGATGAAGAGGAAGGAGAGGAAGTAGGCCATGCAGATTTGGGAACTGGTTGGGGTAGAATAATTTTCATGCCTCAAAAGAGGGGTAAGCGTATTGCAATGGATGTATGTCGAGCTACCAAGCGTGATGGTTCAGAAGGTGCGTTCGAGCATTTGGTCATTACAAAGGGGAAGAATCCAACCTTACATCATCAAGCTCGGAAGTCCATTTGGGGGGATTTGTGGCCCTTCTAA
- the LOC130801740 gene encoding uncharacterized protein LOC130801740: MANSCPEHDAFFDAPEEISSESSVASDDSDSYTSKLQHSDTDNELNSSHYSIWSVNPISIDERRDAFLKKTGFVLDRCHTAREGPDDGTEHVKQKDSPCQNSRFIENQDMMWRIQSLDVARGFDEDETDNEGTLKELDEADRNSSTCRNGFRGKFESYESEKGMDRVGEGKQQDNKENWLKKFSFKASNMFNKDKEVKEVLRQHKFLGSRNQRVRVRSHKKWSKELSSLYKKQEIPAHKGSILAMKFSPDGNYLATGGEDGTLNVWKVVEDQKLIDFDLVSSSAVSAFLNFSVNGIPNMACYLKFKEGKNVMNKLKKSSDSAGNGIMIPRKVFHILEKPEHEFRGHEGDILDISWSKNGHLLSCSVDKTVRLWKLGHDQCQRIFPHNDFVTCAQFNPMDDDYFISGSIDGIVRIWDVLRGQVVDWIDNKEIVTAICYRPDGKGGIIGSMVGNCSLFDIADDYLHRVSIIFKQGKKTVSCKQITGFQFSPSNPSEVVVSSADNLVRVLEGANIICKLRGSLPLIDRGSQVNASFTADGKHIISATDDSNVYVWNHLSNGRIPNNKPRNIWSSESFISPKALIAVPWHGIASASALQLPSTTYRQPNTTARYSNQESPDARDCHAMQHDEVGMDLQRSESTDVMPPMGDFDYDFLRNVCESIVNGSHMWGLVIVTGGKDGLIRTFHNYGLPVRFPTGKSLRSSLSFSNFRNRCKENCTNIKGSTSFNR, encoded by the exons atggCAAATTCATGTCCAGAACATGATGCATTTTTTGATGCCCCTGAAGAAATTTCTTCGGAATCTAGTGTCGCATCAGATGATTCGGATAGTTATACATCTAAACTGCAGCATAGTGATACTGATAATGAACTCAACAGTTCACACTACAGTATTTGGAGTGTAAATCCGATAAGCATTGATGAACGTCGAGATGCATTCTTAAAAAAGACGGGTTTTGTATTAGATCGATGTCATACAGCACGAGAAGGTCCTGATGATGGAACCGAGCATGTAAAACAAAAGGATTCTCCTTGTCAGAACTCTCGATTTATAGAAAATCAAGATATGATGTGGAGAATTCAAAGCTTGGATGTGGCAAGAGGGTTTGATGAAGACGAAACAGACAATGAAGGAACTCTTAAGGAACTAGATGAAGCTGATCGAAATAGTTCTACTTGTCGCAATGGATTTAGGGGGAAATTCGAATCGTATGAATCAGAAAAAGGAATGGATAGGGTGGGTGAGGGGAAGCAACAAGACAACAAAGAAAATTGGTTGAAGAAATTTAGCTTCAAAGCTTCAAACATGTTTAACAAAGATAAAGAAGTGAAGGAAGTTTTACGCCAACACAAATTCTTAGGGTCAAGAAATCAACGAGTTCGTGTTCGGTCTCACAAAAAATGGTCGAAGGAGTTAAGTTCATTATACAAGAAACAAGAAATTCCTGCTCACAAGGGTTCGATATTGGCGATGAAATTTAGTCCGGATGGAAATTACCTTGCAACGGGTGGGGAAGACGGAACTTTAAATGTATGGAAGGTGGTTGAAGATCAAAAGTTGATAGATTTTGACCTTGTGAGTTCTAGTGCTGTATCTGCATTTCTGAATTTTTCTGTAAATGGGATTCCAAATATGGCTTGCTATCTCAAGTTTAAAGAGGGAAAAAATGTGATGAATAAGCTGAAGAAATCCTCGGATTCAGCAGGGAATGGGATCATGATTCCTCGTAAAGTGTTTCATATATTAGAGAAGCCTGAGCATGAGTTTCGTGGGCACGAAGGCGACATCCTGGATATCTCCTGGTCTAAGAATGGG CATTTGCTTTCCTGCTCAGTCGACAAAACAGTGCGGTTGTGGAAACTAGGACATGACCAATGTCAAAGAATTTTTCCTCACAATGATTTCG TAACTTGTGCACAGTTCAATCCCATGGATGATGACTATTTCATCAGTGGTTCTATTGACGGAATTGTTCGAATCTGGGATGTTCTGAGAGGTCAAGTGGTTGATTGGATAGATAACAAAGAAATCGTCACTGCAATTTGCTATCGCCCTGATGGAAAG GGAGGTATTATTGGTTCAATGGTGGGAAACTGCTCTTTATTTGATATTGCAG ATGACTATCTGCATCGGGTATCAATTATATTCAAGCAAGGCAAGAAGACGGTATCCTGCAAGCAGATAACTGGTTTTCAG TTTTCACCTAGTAATCCAAGTGAAGTAGTAGTTAGCTCAGCGGACAACCTAGTCCGAGTACTTGAGGGAGCTAATATCATCTGCAAACTTCGag GTTCTCTTCCACTAATTGATCGAGGAAGCCAAGTGAACGCATCTTTCACAGCTGACGGGAAACACATAATATCAGCCACAGATGATTCAAATGTTTATGTCTGGAACCATCTTAGCAACGGAAGAATTCCAAACAACAAACCCAGAAATATATGGTCTTCTGAAAGTTTCATTTCCCCCAAAGCTCTTATAGCCGTGCCATGGCATGGGATTGCATCAGCCTCAGCACTACAATTGCCCTCAACAACATACAGACAACCAAATACGACAGCAAGATATAGCAACCAAGAATCTCCTGATGCACGTGACTGTCACGCAATGCAACATGATGAAGTGGGCATGGATTTACAAAGATCCGAGTCAACTGATGTAATGCCTCCCATGGGAGACTTCGATTATGATTTCCTGAGAAATGTATGTGAGAGCATTGTGAATGGTTCTCACATGTGGGGTCTAGTGATAGTAACTGGAGGTAAAGATGGTCTGATCAGGACTTTTCATAACTATGGTCTGCCTGTTCGATTTCCGACAGGAAAGTCTCTCCGATCTTCATtatctttttctaattttagaaACCGTTGTAAAGAGAACTGTACTAATATAAAAGGTTCAACTAGTTTTAATCGATAG
- the LOC130800792 gene encoding dof zinc finger protein DOF4.6-like, with protein sequence MDTAQWPQEIIVKPMEEMIPNTCSSSVTTTPNNNSPNSKPNSTSLEKKIRPQKDHAVNCPRCNSTNTKFCYYNNYSLTQPRYFCKTCRRYWTEGGSLRNIPVGGGSRKNKRPSSSLGVKKLSSHDLITSTQSNLLSQNPKIHSHHNQGQDLNLGFSPNHHNQEFRSLSEFMQLPNIETTHKGQIPNSSVGTNTNGATHHMSALELLNGLTSSRGSTPFMPMPVPEHSNGIYSSGFSSLQDYKPSLNFSLVDGLGNGYGSLQGEVHHQGGDQTNNGRLLFPFEDLKQVSSTNASADHNTKNSNDNNNNNNNNHEQNGEQGESTTPGYWSGMLGNGGSW encoded by the exons ATGGACACTGCTCAATGGCCTCAG GAGATAATAGTGAAACCCATGGAAGAAATGATCCCAAATACATGTTCATCTTCAGTAACAACAACACCTAATAACAATAGCCCAAATTCAAAGCCAAATTCTACATCtttagagaaaaaaataagGCCTCAAAAGGATCATGCTGTGAATTGTCCAAGGTGTAATTCAACCAATACCAAGTTTTGCTATTACAACAATTATAGCCTTACTCAACCTAGATACTTTTGTAAGACTTGTAGAAGGTATTGGACTGAAGGTGGATCTTTAAGGAACATTCCAGTAGGTGGTGGTTCAAGGAAGAACAAAAGACCTTCATCTTCATTAGGTGTTAAAAAGCTTTCTTCACATGATTTGATTACATCTACACAATCCAATCTTCTTagtcaaaaccctaaaattcaTTCTCATCATAATCAAGGGCAAGATTTGAACTTGGGTTTTTCCCCAAATCATCATAATCAAGAGTTTAGAAGTCTTTCTGAATTCATGCAATTGCCTAATATAGAAACTACCCATAAAGGCCAAATTCCTAATTCTAGTGTTGGAACTAATACTAATGGTGCTACTCATCATATGTCTGCTTTGGAGCTTCTAAATGGGCTTACATCTTCAAGGGGATCGACTCCATTTATGCCGATGCCAGTTCCGGAACATTCTAATGGTATTTATTCATCTGGGTTTTCTTCATTGCAAGATTATAAGCCAAGCTTGAATTTTTCTCTAGTTGATGGGTTGGGAAATGGGTATGGAAGTTTGCAAGGAGAGGTGCATCATCAAGGAGGAGATCAAACTAAtaatgggaggcttttgtttCCATTTGAAGATTTGAAGCAAGTTTCAAGTACTAATGCTAGTGCTGATCATAACACTAAAAActctaatgataataataataataataacaataatcatgaGCAAAATGGTGAACAAGGGGAATCAACCACACCTGGGTATTGGAGTGGCATGTTGGGTAATGGAGGATCATGGTAG